In Thermoanaerobaculia bacterium, the genomic window GTCGAGGCGACGCCGATCTCCGGGCCGGCGTGGGTGTAGAGCGTGCCGGAGCTGATGCGCGTCGCCTGCGAGCCGGGGACGTTCGAGAGCGCGATCAGGCGTGCGCCGCGCTCCTTCGCCGCCTCCATCGCCCAGACGGTGTCGATGGTCTCGCCGGACTGCGAGATGCCGGCGACCAGCACCGAGGCGTCGGCGATCGGATCGCGGTAGCGGTACTCCGAGGCGTAGTCGACCTCGACCGGAATCCGCGCCAGCTCCTCGATCAGGAACTTGCCGATGAGCGCCGCATGCCAGGAGGTGCCGCAGGCGAGGAGCTGGATGCGCGCGAGCGAGCGCACGTAGTCGGGCGCCAGCTCGAGGGCGTCGAAGCCGACCGTACCGGTCTCGAAGTCCACCCGGCCGCCGAAGGTGTCGCGCGCGGCCTCGGGCTGCTCGAAGATCTCCTTCAGCATGAAGTGCTTGTAGCCGCCCTTCTCGACCTGCTGCGGATCCCAGTTGAGGCGCGTCACCGGGCGCTCGACGGCGGCGCCCGAACGGTCCCAGATCTCGATCTGCGAGCGGGTGAGGCGAGCGATGTCGCCGTTGTCGAGGAAGATCACGTCGCGGGTGTGTGCGATGAGCGCCGCCGGGTCGGAGGCGAGGAAGCTCTCGCCCTGCCCGAGACCGAGGACGAGCGGTGTGCCCTGGCGCACCGCGACGATCTCTTCGCCGTCTCCCTGGGTACTCTCGGTGCCGATCAAGGCGCAGGCGTACATACCCTCGAGCTCCCCGACCGCGCGCTTGACCGCCGCGGCCAGGTCGCCGTCGTAGTAGGACGAGACGAGGTTCGCGATCACTTCGGTGTCGGTGTCGGTCGAGAAGGTCCAGCCCTCCGCGAGGAGTCGGCGCTTGATGACGAGGAAGTTCTCGATGATGCCGTTGTGGATGATCGCGATCCGGTTCCGCGAATCGACGACCGGGTGGGCGTTCCTCTCGGTGGGCTTGCCGTGCGTCGCCCAGCGAGTGTGGGCGACGCCGTAGCTGCCGTGCAGGCCGTTGCCGGCCAGGCGCTCCACCAGGCGGTCGAGCTTGCCTTCGGCGCGGCGCGTCTCGAGTTTGCCGTCGGACACCACCGCCACGCCAGCCGAGTCGTAGCCCCGGTACTCCAGCCGCCGCAGCCCGTCGATGAGCAGCGGCACGACCTCACGGGGTCCGACGTAGCCGACGATTCCACACATTTTCAGTCGCTCGCTTTCCTGTCGGTCGGTGGCGCCGTCCGGACACGTCGCTCGGCCCAGCCGGGCACCGTGCGCTGCGGCGAACGCTCGACGGCGAGGGCGCCATCGGGCACGTCGCGCGTGATCACCGAGCCCGCGCCGGTCGTCGCATGGGCGCCGATCGTGACCGGCGCCACCAGCATCGTATCGCTGCCGATGAAGGCGCCGGCGCCGATTTCGGTGCGGTGCTTGCTCTCGCCGTCGTAGTTGCAGGTCACGGCGCCGGCGCCGATGTTCGCGCCGTCGCCGACCTCGGCGTCGCCGAGGTAGGCGAGGTGCCCGGCCTTCGCTTTCCTGCCCAGACGGCTGTTCTTGATCTCGACGAAGTTGCCGACCCGCGCCCCGTCGCCGAGGACCGTTCCCGGCCGCAGACGCGCGAACGGTCCGACCCGGCAGCCGTTGCCGACCGTGGCGCCGTCGAGCACGGAATAGGGTTCGATGACGCTGTCCTGGCCGACCGTCGAGTCGCGCATCCAGACGCCCTGGTGCAGTGTCGAGCCGGTGCCGACGCGGTTCGCGCCCAGGAGAGCCACGTCGGCGTGCACGACGCTGTCGGGGGCGATCTCCGACTCGGGTTCGATGGCGGTGCGCTCGGGCGCGAAGAGCGTCACGCCGCCGCGCTGGAGCTCGCGCGCCTTGCGCTCGAGGAGCAGCCGGTGGACCCGGGCGAGATCGGCGCGATCGTTGACGCCCAGCGCCTCGTCGGGATCCTCGAGCTCGACGACCTCGATCCTCCTGCCGGCCGCGGCGGCGTTGCCGAGGGCGTCCGTCAGATAGAGCTCGCCCTGGGCGTTGTCCGGTTCGAGGGCTGCGAGGAAATCGAAGATTTCCGGCGCGGGCAGGGCGTAGAGACCGGCGTTCACGCGGCAGATCGCTAGCTCCCCGGCGTCAGCGTCGGCGACCTCGACGATGCGGTCGAGCGTGCCATCGGGGCGGGTGAGGACGCGGCCCAGCGTACCGGGCTCGCGCAGGGTAGCGGCCGCCATCGCGCCCCAGCCGGCAGCGGCCGCCCGCGCCAGCCGGTCGAGCGTGGCGGCGCGCACCAGCGGGACATCGCCCGAGAGGACGAGCAGCAGCGCCGGGCGGTCGGAAGCGAGCGCCGCCGCCTGCAGGAGAGCGTGGCCGGTGCCGCGCTGTTCGCGCTGCTCCACCCAGGTGATGTCGTTCTCGGGGAAGGCGGCGCGGACGCTCTCGGCGCGGTGGCCGACGACGACCAGGAGGCGATCGCAACCCGAGAGCCGCGCGGTGGCGAGGACGCGCGCCAGCATCGGCCGGCCGGCGACCTCGTGCAGAACCTTCGGCAGCGCCGACCGCATGCGCTTGCCCTGACCGGCTGCGAGGACGACCGCGATACGGTCGGGTCCGGAGGTGCGGTCAGGTGCCATCGATAGCGGGGATCCCGAGGGCGGCGCGGGTCAGGAGGGGCCGTGGACGAAGGCGAACTCGGCCCGGTTGAGAACGTCGGCGAAGTCGGAGTCGTGGAAGGCCAGGACGCGATTCCGGGCGTTCTGCCCGACGGCGAGCGCCAGGAGCTCAGCGGCCTCCGCGATGGCACCCTCGAGCGCCAGGATGGAGGCTGCGAGGTAGGCCATCCGCTCGTCGCGGTGATGGCGGCCGCCGCGCCGGCAGAGCGCCAGCGCCGCGGCGAAGTCTCCGCGGTTCTTCGCCACCACCGCCTGGAGGTAGGGGTCTTCGTCGGTGTCCGGGGCGCTGCCGTTGCCGAGGCGCTGCTCGCAGAGCGCGAGGTATTGGCGGGCGCGCTCGCCGAGGCTGGGGTCGTCGTCGATCTCGCCGAGCAGGCGGCGGAACAGTCCCGCGGCCTCGCGCCAGTGCTTCTGCTGCGCGGCGGCGACGGCGCGTCCGAAGAGCTCGACCTGCGGATCCGGGACGGGGCCGGAAACCGGGCGAGGGACGGCGGGGGCGGGCTTCTTGGCAGTGCGCTTGTCGGGCATCGAAGGGGGGGTCGCGGGAGAGTGGGTCGGGGTCGGTCGGAAAGACGATCGAAGGGACGGACTCAGCGCTTGCGCAATTCGACGAGGATCTGCTTCGCCACCGCCTTCAGGGTGTCGAAGACTCCGATGCCCGTCGTGGCCACGGCCTCGAAAGTCGGCTCGCGCTTGTAGTTCAGCGTGCGGTACATATCGGCGACCGGCGCGACGTCGGGCATGTCGCGCTTGTTGAACTGCAGGGCGTACGGAATCGTCTGCAGGTCGAAGCCGTGCTCGTGCAGGTTGTCCTCGAGGTTGCGGATGGACTCGATGTTGGCCTCCATCCGCTCGGGCTGGCTGTCGGCGACGAAGACCACGCCGTCCACGCCCTTCAGGATCAGTTTGCGGCTGGCGTCGTAGAAGACCTGCCCGGGGACGGTATAGAGGTGGAACCGGGTCGTGAAGCCGCGGATCGACCCGAGGTCGAGCGGCAGGAAGTCGAAGAAGAGCGTGCGATCGGCCTCGGTGGCGAGCGAGATCATCTTGCCCTTCGCCTCCGGCGCGGTCTTGCTGTAGATGAACTGCAGATTCGTCGTCTTGCCGCCCAGGCCAGGGCCGTAGTAGACGATCTTGCAGTTGATCTCCCGGCTGGCGTAGTTGATGAACGTCATGGCGTTTCGAGTGTCGGTCCGCGGAAGTTCCGGACCTACTCGGAGAACAGGGCGTCGATGTCCTCGTCCGTGATCTCGGAAAACGGACTGGCATGAGTCGGGGTGGCGGCGCCCTTCGTCTGCTTCACCTGCATGTCCTCGAAAATGTGGTCCATCTCCTGGCTGCCGCGCTTGACGCGCAGCCGGACCAGGCCGAGGGACGAGCGGTCATCGAAGATGACCAGCAGGATGGCGCGCTTGGCGACGATCGAGATATGGATGTGATCGCGCTTGCCCTCGTGGAAGAGGACCGAGAACTCGCGCTCGCCGATGAGCTTGGCGAGCCCGTCGGTGGCCGCGACGTTGCCAGCGGTCAGGCTCGCGAGGCTGGTGGTGTCGAACTGCTCCACCTCGCCGGCGGCGGCGATCTGCTGGCCGTTCTTGTCGATGAGGAAGATGGCCCGGGCGTTGGCCTCCTGGCGCAGTTTCTTCAACGCCCCGTCGAGGCGTTGGAACTCTTCCTGATACAAGACCAGCTCAGCTCCAGCCATCGGCTCGGCTCTCCCGGGTGCTAGACAGACGATCGGGGCGATCGCGCGCCTCGATAAGACAGGGATAATACGCCACTCTCGCCGGGCTGCCCAAGTTCCGCCCGAAGGGGTCCGGGGCGGTCGGTAAACAGGCCGGCGGCCCCCTGCGCCAGAAGCTCGCGGGCGCGGGCGGCGTCGTTCACCGTATAGACCAGGAGCGGCGGTCCCGCGCTGGCTCCGCGGGCGCGAAGCGACGCTGCGCTGGCGCGGGCGACTCCGCCGGCGACGTGCAGGCTCCAGGCGGCGAGCTCCTCGCCCAGGCGTTCGAGCGCGGGCGTCCAGAGCCGGGCGAGCGGCGCGATCCGGGCGGTCGCCGACTGGCGGCGCAGCTCCCGGAGCAGGGCGGCGTCGAAGGAGGAGAAGAGGACGTTCTGCCGGCCCGCGGTCGCCGCGAGGGCGAGCTCTGCGAGCCGCCCGGGGGCCGTGCGGCGGACCTTGAGCTCGATGTTCACCGGAAACTCCGGCGGCAGGGCGACGAGGAGCTCGGCCAGGGTCGGAATGCGTCCGGCTGGCTCTGGACACCCCGGACACTCCGGGTGCTCCGGATGCCGCAGCGCAACTCCCTGGAGCTCGCCGAGGCTCGTGCTCTCGACCTCGAGGTCGGGCCGCCCGGCGAGGCGCCCCAGATGCTCGTCGTGATGCAGGACGAGGACGCCGTCGGCCGTCGCCCGGACGTCGAACTCGAGGAGGTCGGCCCCCTCCTCGACGGCGCGCAGGAGGGCCGGGAGGGTGTTCTCGAGCAGTGGCAGGGCGCCGCGATGGGCGGCGATCCAGGGGGGCGGCGGGAGTTTCACCTGGCGGCCATCTTCCGCCGCCGGCCGCCGCCGCGCAAGGCGGGCGAGCGCCGGCAGGCAGCCTGCCTCTCGCCGGAGCGACTGTGGTGAGCGGCACGAAAAGCTTCGGCAAAGGGGGTTAGGATCGTAGCCAACCGTCTGCGGGTCTTCCCAGCCGTCGCGCGCCAAGGGTACCGATGCCAAGAGGTTCTCGCCTGAAAGTCGATCTCTCCCGGCGCCGGCCGTGGGCAGTCGCTGCAGCTCTAGCGAGCGCGGCGGTTCTTTCCTCTGCCGGTCTTTTCGCGCAGGGGCCTGCGCGAACGCTCGCCCCAAGCGCGATCGAGCAGGTGCGCCAGCTCACCGAGTGGAAGAACGGTCGCACCGCGGCGGAGCGCAAGATCGACTCGCAGCTGCTCTTCGCGCTGGATCGCCGATCGGGTCGCATGGCGGGCGCTCTGTCGACGATCGAGCCCCTGGCGTTGCCCAAAGAGGGCGCGCTCGAGGTCGACATCGACCTCGTCCCGGGAGTGGATCCCGGACCGGTGGCCGCGGGCATCCGGACGCTCGGCGGAGAGGTCGCCTTCTCGTCGTCGCGGTTCGCCTCCTTGCGCGCCCGCGTCGGCCTCGACTCGATCCGGCCGCTCGCCGCGCGGCCCGAGGTGCGGCGCATCGTGCCGGCGCGCCAGCCGTTCACGCAGGGAATCGTCTCGGAGGGCGATCGCACCCACGCCGCCGACTCGGCCCGCGACCTCTACGCCCTCGACGGCGGCGGAAGAAAAGTCTGCGTCCTTTCGGACGGCGTGGGTGCCCTCGCCTACTCGCAGGCGACCGGGGAGCTGCCCGCGGTCGACGTCCTGCCGGGGGAGGAGGGGAGCGGCGACGAGGGCGCCGCGATGCTCGAGATCGTCCACGACCTCGCCCCGGGTGCCGAGCTCGGTTTCGCCACCGCCTTCGGCGGGGTGGCGCGCTTCGCAGAGAACATCCTCGATCTCGCCGCGAGCGGCTGCGAGGTCATCGTCGACGACGTGATCTACCTCGTCGAGTCGCCCTTCGAGGACGGCAGCATCGCCGCGGCGGTGGACGAGGTGAGCGCGCAGGGGGTGCTCTACGTCTCGTCGGCGGGCAACCAGGGAAATCTGGACGACGGCACCTCCGGCACCTGGGAGGGCGACTTCGCCCCCGGCCCGCCGCTGCCCGTGCTTCCCGGCCTCGAGCTCCTCGACTTCGGCGGTGGCGAATCGTCGAACCTGCTCCTCGAGGACGCCCCGGCCGTCGTCCTGCACTGGACCGATCTGTTCGGGACGGCGGCCAACGACTACGACCTCTACGTACTCACCGGCGATCTCGCGAACGTCGCCCGCTTTTCGAACAACACCCAGGACGGCAGCGGTGGCGACGACGATCCGGTCGAGATCATCAGCTTCTTCGGCTCTGGCGCATCGCTCGGCGAGCGGCTGGTGGTGGTGCGCGCCGCGGGTGCCGCCCGCCTGCTGAATCTGGTCGCCTTTCGCGGCGAGCTCGCCCGGGCGACCGGGGGTGCCTTGCGCGGCCATGCTGCCGCGGCAGGGGCGCTCGCCGTCGCGGCCGCGCCGGCCTTCGCCGCCTACAACTCGGGCCAGCCCTCGGGTCCGTATCCGCTCGCCTTCGACGCCAGCCAGGCGAGCGAGACGTTCAGCGCCGACGGACCGCGACGGATCTTCTTCTCCGCCCAGGGGACGCTCCTGCCGGGCGCCCCGCCGGGCGACTTCTCTTCGACCGGCGGCATCGTGCGTGCCAAGCCCGAGCTCACGGCCGCCGACGGAGTCTCGACCTCGGTGGACGGCTTTTCTCCGTTCTTCGGGACCTCCGCGGCGGCGCCGCACGCGGCGGCGCTCGCGGCGGTCTACTGGAGCGCCCTTCCCGCGGCGACCGCGGAGCAGGTGCGGGCGGCGCTCCTCGATCAGGCGCTCGACATCGAGGCGCCGGGGCCCGACACGACCACCGGGCACGGCCTGGTCGATCTCGCT contains:
- the glmS gene encoding glutamine--fructose-6-phosphate transaminase (isomerizing), producing MCGIVGYVGPREVVPLLIDGLRRLEYRGYDSAGVAVVSDGKLETRRAEGKLDRLVERLAGNGLHGSYGVAHTRWATHGKPTERNAHPVVDSRNRIAIIHNGIIENFLVIKRRLLAEGWTFSTDTDTEVIANLVSSYYDGDLAAAVKRAVGELEGMYACALIGTESTQGDGEEIVAVRQGTPLVLGLGQGESFLASDPAALIAHTRDVIFLDNGDIARLTRSQIEIWDRSGAAVERPVTRLNWDPQQVEKGGYKHFMLKEIFEQPEAARDTFGGRVDFETGTVGFDALELAPDYVRSLARIQLLACGTSWHAALIGKFLIEELARIPVEVDYASEYRYRDPIADASVLVAGISQSGETIDTVWAMEAAKERGARLIALSNVPGSQATRISSGTLYTHAGPEIGVASTKAFTTQLVAFYLLALYLRQQLGREIEPELLAPLAHLPQAISEALALEPEIEKLSRQYHTATDFLFLGRGIQYPVALEGALKLKEISYIHAEGYPAGEMKHGPIALIDENLPVVAIATGRRVFEKTKSNLQEVKARDGKVIVVTDRDPAELDGVADHVLRVPALPEALSPIVTVIPLQLLAYQIGVRRGADVDQPRNLA
- the glmU gene encoding bifunctional UDP-N-acetylglucosamine diphosphorylase/glucosamine-1-phosphate N-acetyltransferase GlmU, with protein sequence MAPDRTSGPDRIAVVLAAGQGKRMRSALPKVLHEVAGRPMLARVLATARLSGCDRLLVVVGHRAESVRAAFPENDITWVEQREQRGTGHALLQAAALASDRPALLLVLSGDVPLVRAATLDRLARAAAAGWGAMAAATLREPGTLGRVLTRPDGTLDRIVEVADADAGELAICRVNAGLYALPAPEIFDFLAALEPDNAQGELYLTDALGNAAAAGRRIEVVELEDPDEALGVNDRADLARVHRLLLERKARELQRGGVTLFAPERTAIEPESEIAPDSVVHADVALLGANRVGTGSTLHQGVWMRDSTVGQDSVIEPYSVLDGATVGNGCRVGPFARLRPGTVLGDGARVGNFVEIKNSRLGRKAKAGHLAYLGDAEVGDGANIGAGAVTCNYDGESKHRTEIGAGAFIGSDTMLVAPVTIGAHATTGAGSVITRDVPDGALAVERSPQRTVPGWAERRVRTAPPTDRKASD
- a CDS encoding GTPase domain-containing protein, giving the protein MTFINYASREINCKIVYYGPGLGGKTTNLQFIYSKTAPEAKGKMISLATEADRTLFFDFLPLDLGSIRGFTTRFHLYTVPGQVFYDASRKLILKGVDGVVFVADSQPERMEANIESIRNLEDNLHEHGFDLQTIPYALQFNKRDMPDVAPVADMYRTLNYKREPTFEAVATTGIGVFDTLKAVAKQILVELRKR
- a CDS encoding roadblock/LC7 domain-containing protein, which gives rise to MAGAELVLYQEEFQRLDGALKKLRQEANARAIFLIDKNGQQIAAAGEVEQFDTTSLASLTAGNVAATDGLAKLIGEREFSVLFHEGKRDHIHISIVAKRAILLVIFDDRSSLGLVRLRVKRGSQEMDHIFEDMQVKQTKGAATPTHASPFSEITDEDIDALFSE
- a CDS encoding S8 family serine peptidase codes for the protein MRQLTEWKNGRTAAERKIDSQLLFALDRRSGRMAGALSTIEPLALPKEGALEVDIDLVPGVDPGPVAAGIRTLGGEVAFSSSRFASLRARVGLDSIRPLAARPEVRRIVPARQPFTQGIVSEGDRTHAADSARDLYALDGGGRKVCVLSDGVGALAYSQATGELPAVDVLPGEEGSGDEGAAMLEIVHDLAPGAELGFATAFGGVARFAENILDLAASGCEVIVDDVIYLVESPFEDGSIAAAVDEVSAQGVLYVSSAGNQGNLDDGTSGTWEGDFAPGPPLPVLPGLELLDFGGGESSNLLLEDAPAVVLHWTDLFGTAANDYDLYVLTGDLANVARFSNNTQDGSGGDDDPVEIISFFGSGASLGERLVVVRAAGAARLLNLVAFRGELARATGGALRGHAAAAGALAVAAAPAFAAYNSGQPSGPYPLAFDASQASETFSADGPRRIFFSAQGTLLPGAPPGDFSSTGGIVRAKPELTAADGVSTSVDGFSPFFGTSAAAPHAAALAAVYWSALPAATAEQVRAALLDQALDIEAPGPDTTTGHGLVDLAAMLAAAAVPMRANLELGAVVPSELLGNGDAVLDPGERWRLDVELANVGGAAAEKISAALAAESADTVVVDGNAAWTDLAAGASVTSFDGFVIEVARSAPCGAILPLSLSVLYAGGVAPETLTFQLVLGAPGEPVRFVYAGPPVFIADTTVRGVPGPEAIAHLPVSGLGGFLADLDLSFDGELCTIVPVAPTVGIEHPFVSNLLIELIAPSGLALPMIRFADGLGNHFCQTVLDDESPGGPIQGVETDDNPFTGSYLPARPLSSFDGEDPNGTWTIRVTDWNPLDVGYVRAFSLTATPAACRAFGGAVEIPALSPAGLALSALLLLAVGLHLLARRRSPRSPDHLDRFDRSSD